In Mercurialis annua linkage group LG5, ddMerAnnu1.2, whole genome shotgun sequence, a single genomic region encodes these proteins:
- the LOC126680053 gene encoding protein TIFY 10A-like yields the protein MAHMIQRSGKSSEKSNFAQTCNLLSQYLKENGSLGNIITHGISSNLEANKDSEASRTPVKTLNLLSSMTNKAESASGHNSVLSENMKSMEFLPQFVGNFRKSSKADNPGTAQLTIFYRGQVITFDDLTAEKANEIISLACKSNNSALPSSSSKVREEFQLRPQVYGPDLPIARRASLHRFLEKRKERVASNAPYQINHSSASSRPGSEQRSDMFNDLEHQSSKQLELKL from the exons atggcACATATGATCCAGAGATCTGGTAAATCATCAGAGAAATCAAATTTTGCTCAAACTTGTAATCTTTTGAGCCAGTATTTGAAAGAAAATGGCAGCTTGGGAAATATTATAACTCATGGAATATCTTCAAATCTTGAAGCTAATAAAG ATTCTGAAGCATCAAGAACACCtgtaaaaacattaaatttactGTCAAGCATGACAAATAAAGCTGAAAGTGCATCAGGGCACAATTCTGTGCTATCGGAAAATATGAAATCCATGGAATTTTTACCACAATTTGTCGGTAATTTTAG AAAATCTTCAAAAGCAGATAATCCTGGAACTGCTCAATTGACCATATTTTACAGAGGACAAGTTATAACATTTGATGATTTGACTGCTGAAAAAGCTAATGAGATCATTTCTTTAGCCTGCAAATCTAACAATTCAGCCCTTCCTTCTTCTTCAAGTAAAGTTCGAGAAGAATTTCAATTACGCCCTCAAGTTTATGGACCAG ATTTGCCAATTGCTAGAAGAGCATCATTACATCGGTTTttagagaagagaaaagaaagagtGGCATCAAACGCGCCGTATCAAATAAATCACTCATCGGCATCTTCTCGTCCAGGATCCGAACAACGAAGTGATATGTTTAACGACTTAGAACATCAATCGTCAAAGCAACTCGAGCTTAAGTTATAA
- the LOC126682099 gene encoding uncharacterized protein LOC126682099 isoform X2: MVYWFGLQVLALTSCEISGPPKISRWKIWLIEVTLCVLLLLQLKKRFTCFSDLFAANIRISGIITQEFLYPKCKRSLQFESGIREESKFYGLNWFVRNTVVTVFTCIYQINLSYFQSKFFSSCNKKKVSI, encoded by the exons ATGGTCTATTGGTTTGGTCTACAGGTGTTGGCCCTCACCTCTTGTGAAATCTCTGGACCTCCCAAAATCTCCAGGTGGAAG ATTTGGCTGATCGAAGTAACGCTGTGTGTGTTACTGTTGCTGCAGTTAAAGAAGCGGTTTACATGCTTTTCTGATCTTTTCGCTGCAAATATCAGAATTTCCGGCATAATAACTCAGGAATTTCTCTACCC caAGTGCAAGAGATCCCTTCAATTTGAGAGTGGAATAAGAGAAGAAAGCAAATTCTATGGCTTGAATTGGTTTGTCAGAAATACCGTTGTAACCGTTTTTACTTGTATTTACCAAATCAACCTTTCTTACTTCCAATCCAAGTTTTTTTCCTcttgtaacaaaaaaaaagtaagcatttaa
- the LOC126682099 gene encoding internal alternative NAD(P)H-ubiquinone oxidoreductase A1, mitochondrial-like isoform X1 — protein MLWCFVLAIILYCYFFKTKKQKTCSAPYFCSPATTCDQTYIMTCHIHLHLHGIIINLSHFVVCVCFYFSSLNQEIKSMLLFFANHHDQEIRRKLLLNLMLSDVPGISEEEKSKLLHCAVVGGATGVEFSGELSHFIMRDVRQRYADVKYYIHVSLIEANEI, from the exons ATGTTATGGTGCTTTGTTTTGGCAATAATACTCTACTGTTACttctttaaaacaaaaaaacaaaaaacttgTTCTGCTCCTTACTTTTGTTCTCCAGCTACAACATGTGATCAAACTTACATCATGACATGCCACATTCACCTCCATCTACATGGCATCATAATTAATTTGTCTCATTTTGTTGTATGtgtgtgtttttatttttcttctttaaatCAAGAGATTAAGAGCATGCTACTTTTCTTTGCGAATCACCATGATCAAGAAATTCGGAGGAAGCTACTCCTGAACTTGATGCTTTCTGATGTGCCTG GTATTTCGGAAGAAGAGAAAAGCAAATTGTTACACTGTGCTGTTGTAGGAGGTGCCACAGGAGTTGAATTCAGTGGTGAACTTAGTCATTTTATCATGAGAGACGTTCGCCAAAGATATGCCGATGTCAAATATTATATCCATGTCTCACTGATTGAG GCAAATGAGATATAA